From the Candidatus Cloacimonadaceae bacterium genome, the window GGCTGCATACCCAAACGGCTGATGTCATAGCGCGCGGTGATCAGCGGACGCAACTCAATAGCTCCGCAACCGGTGCCGAAGGCGAGTATCCACAAGCTGTTGGCACGCGCCCAGTTAAAGAAGTTCTCGAAGATCGCGGCGCTTTTTCTTACCGGTTTGGGACGCGCGTCCGAGAACCAATCACGTTCCTCCTCCGGCAAACCGGCGTTGGTGAGAGTGTGCTCATCCTGCCGCCAGTCCGGATAGGGTTCAGACGCTTGTGGTGGGATGATGATATCGTCTTTATCTTCAAACATATAAGCTCCTTTAGATCACCCAGATCAGGATTGCGATGAGCCCGATCAGAGTGGGGTACTTGAGGAAAAAGCGGATGGATTGCTCGGTGCGGAAACGGGGGTAGGCGACACCCACGAAGACGCTGAACATGTAGATCCAGAAGGTCTTGAAGACCATCTCCACCAGGTTGGTGGCGCCACCGAAATAGAGGTTCATAAAGAGCACCAGCTTGGCGGCGTTGAAGATGCCTCGATTGGTGGCGAGCAATCCCAAAAAGGATGCCTGATACTCCGTCGGCGGACCGATGGGGATTTCCTGAGGAGCGATCACCACGGAGAAAGGATTGTGCATGTTCATGCCCAGCATGGCGATCATTGCCGCGATCACAGCCAGGGGATTGGTGAAGAGCGTCCAGTTCAGAAACCCGCCTTGTTGGGCGGCGACGATCTCGGTGATGTTCAAGGTGCCATATTGAGCCACCAGGCTGATCACGGAAAGCGCGAAGGGGACTTCGAAAGCCGTCATCTGTGCCAGCCCGCGCGCCACGGCAATGGCGGAATAGGGATGGCCTCCCTCTCCGGCGCCAAGCGCCATGCCAAGCTGTCCGAAGAAGATGAAATACATCACCAGCAGCAGGTCCCCGGAGACGGAGAAATTGCTGAAATAGACGCTGCCAAAGACAACCGGGATAAACATATAGGTGCCGACCCCACCTGCGATGCGGAACACTGGACCGAGGTAGAACATGATCCCGTGGCTCACGGCGGTGCGGATGGCATTGTTTTTGATGATGTCGATAAAGGGCTGCCACACGGGTGGACCGAGGCGTCCCTGCACGCGGGCAAAGATCTTTTGCACGATTCCCACGAGCGTCAGACCCCACGCCGTCACGACGCCCAGC encodes:
- a CDS encoding NADH-quinone oxidoreductase subunit H, whose translation is MNLTLKLLWAVISLGVVTAWGLTLVGIVQKIFARVQGRLGPPVWQPFIDIIKNNAIRTAVSHGIMFYLGPVFRIAGGVGTYMFIPVVFGSVYFSNFSVSGDLLLVMYFIFFGQLGMALGAGEGGHPYSAIAVARGLAQMTAFEVPFALSVISLVAQYGTLNITEIVAAQQGGFLNWTLFTNPLAVIAAMIAMLGMNMHNPFSVVIAPQEIPIGPPTEYQASFLGLLATNRGIFNAAKLVLFMNLYFGGATNLVEMVFKTFWIYMFSVFVGVAYPRFRTEQSIRFFLKYPTLIGLIAILIWVI